TACCTGGGATCATGGagtggtgcacatattaccatacccaaggacccgggttcaagcccctggaccctatttgcagtggggggaagcttcataagcgacgaagcagtgctgcaggtctttctccccctctcccttctctatctcccttccctttcaatttccctccatcctatcaaattaaaaattaataagtaatTCAATAAAAGAAATGGGGCACTGATGGCACAGCCTCATTAAGGTCTCACGCGCTGTGACCCAAAGGAGATAAGcaaacggggggtggggggacacgaCACACAGACATAAACTGAGTGCGGGTCCACAGCACTCagtccctccccaacccccacactcATTTCAGTGCCTCTATCAAGGCCAAGCCCTTGTGTGGCTTCCTTCCCAATGCCCGAGCAGAGCGCTCTGGAAGGTAGCTGGCGACCCAGTGTTTTGCAGAATAAAGCTGCTGCCAACTCAATATCCCATAGAGTCAAGAACAGCACTGACTAAGGTCTTGGGGGCTGGGGCAGTGAGAACCCTGGGACCAGCTAGCAGGGCAGAGGAAGGAAGGGTGACTAGGACGAGGAGAAGGGTCGGTCTTCAGCCTGACCCTGGCTCAGTTCGTTCGGTCTCTCCCCCAGGCCTGGCTCACAGAGATCCACGAGTATGCACAGCAGGATGTGGTGATCATGCTGCTAGGCAACAAGGTGAGTGGCTTCTGGTAGTCACCCTGGTCCCCAGTCACCCCCCTCTCCCACCCACCGGCTCAGCACTAGCTCCACCCATCACCAGCAAAGTTGACCAGACAGTTTCCCAGCTTTCCAGGCTCCAGTTCAAGGTCAGATCCAGCTTGTGCTACCTGCCCTCTTAAAGCTGTGGAAATGGCCTCCTCCAGGGGAAACCCACAGGAAGCCCAAGTGTTCCGCCCCATTAGATAATAACGAGTGGAGACACGGATAAGCAGCTGAAACTGGGCTGGGTTAGTCCCAACAACTGTCACTCTTCTGTAGTTAAgtcagcaccacacacacacacacacacacacacacacacacacacacacacaccatcaagaAGAGTTCCCACCTCCTTCCCTGAGCCTGGTAGGAGCTGGTGGTTAGTTCCACCTAAAGGAAGcaaagggctagggagatagcagaatggttatgcaaaaagactttcatgcctgaggccctgtagtccaaggttcaatccccagaacgactaccataagccagaactgagcagtgctctggaaaaacaaaaaccaaaacagacacacacacacacacacacacacacacacacacacacacaccttgcagaATGCAGAAACCCTGGCTCCATGTGCATCACAATGCCTGAACTCCTGCGAACTACCAGCAGAGGGCGAGTATCACCTGCTTCTGAGGCCTAAGATGGGACACATGGGGGcaggagaggggcaggctggagtcctgccttccttccccagagtgacACACCGGGGTTTGCAGGCGGATGTGAGCAGTGAAAGGGTGATCCGTTCAGAGGATGGAGAGACACTGGCCAGGGTAAGTGATCCCCTTGGGCAGGGTAAggggtagagacaggcagaggtggGTCCTGAAGATACCCTCTCCCTGGCAGGAATATGGAGTGCCCTTCATGGAAACCAGTGCCAAGACGGGCATGAATGTGGAGTTAGCCTTTCTGGCCATTGCCAAGTAAGAGCTGACCAGCATCCAGGGTAGGGTGGCATAATCGGGGAAACCAGGAGGGCCCAGCCACTGGTACAGCCCCTGTGCTGGTCCAGCGCTGTGCATCCTGAGGTCTGTTTGCTCCAGGGTGGCCCTGGGAGCAAAGGGGATGCCcagctcctcccctcctccccagcaCACTGCTTCTTCCTCCTcaagggagctgaaatacagagccGGGCGGCAGGCTGGCGAGGCCAGCTTCCAGATCCGAGACTACGTGGAATCCCAGAAGAAAAGGCCCAGTTGCTGCTCCTTCTTGTGACTCCTAGGGTGCAAAAGGAGACTCCCTCCCTCAAACCCAGTTTGTTCTGAGAGGCTGAGccaatgggggtgggggcaatGTACTCCCCCATCCCGGTTCTAGTTTCTGCAGCCTCCCTGCATCCCAGATGAGGGTAAAATAGTCAtctttcattttaatgatatatcATTTAATACCAAAAATGCACCAGAAAACCATACCGTGCGATATCTGGTGGCCCTTTTGCCTTCTAGTTCTAGGACTTGGCTGGGTGGGGTTCTCCTTGAATAGTAGAGAGAGTGTATTGCTACAACTCAGCACCAGGGGGCGCTGGTGCACTTCTGGGGCAGGAGAACACACTgcactctgtctccccaccctcccccagccccatctgCTGGAGGTAAAGCCCACCCCAGCCTTCCATTCCTCCAGTTCCCTGGGGAATAATCTCCCCAATAAGATAAGCCCTGCAAGAAACCAAAACAAAGCCTCAGAGAAGATAAGAGATGTGGAGACTGGGCTGGAACCTagctccttggggggggggggggggaggagaagcagGATCTGTTTGCTTACTTCCATCCTTACTCACTGGCTCCAAAAGGCAGACCCCTTTTTTTCTCTGGCACACACAAAGCACCTAGGGGCACCCAGAAACACTTGGTTCCTGCTCTCTGGACCTCAGATCCCAAGGGAATCCATCTTCCCGGAACACCTGGGTCTTATTTAATACCTTTATGCCTGGATCCCTAAAACACCTAAGGTCACAGCCAGTTCCTCTGTCCCAACCTGCTGGCAGGTATGCTGCCCCCACTGGCTACTTCAGAGGGCTGTTGTGTTTCTACTGGGTGGAGTCAGATTAGAGATTAGAAAGAAAGCCAGACTTAAATTctgactgcaaaaaaaaaaaaaaaaaaaaaagttagcaagTGGGCACCAGAACAAGGCAAAACTGCTTTTTCACCCCCTTCTAACACACCAGGATAGAGGATGGGAGGACAGCCACTCCTGGTGAACCCACTCAACAGGTGCAAGACATGGCCCAATGGAGTATCCTGGGATGGGGAAAGGGACAAAAGTCTCAAGGACCAAGGTCAAGTGTCTCTCCAAGGCCTGaccactccccactcccacccccagcaaCTGAAAAGAGCCAGAGGAGGGCAGGTCACCACCTAGAAGCACCTTGACTCCAGCTTCCCtggcaggggcagggagaggagtgTGAGTAAAATATGTGCTGCATATTTCTGAGGCTGTGGCCTTGCTTCTAAGGCTGAAATCTTAGTCCTGACAGAGTCAGCAGCTCTGACTTGAGCCTGATAAGGAAGCTTTTTTCCCcagggcctctctctctcctgtggaaCAGGGAAGAGTCTGACCTTGCCTGGCTCTTCTGGGGCCCAAGGCAGGTCACTGGCGAACCACTCATCACGTAGTCTTCTCCGGGCCTCTAGCTTTTGTGTTTTTGCAGAATTAAATTGCAGTATTTTGCAAAGTACACCCTGTCCACTGTTCCTCTGGAGTGCACAGTGTGTGGTGTGGAGGGGATCACACTGAAAGAAACTGTTATCACATGTTGAAAGAAATGTCATTGACTGCCAGAATCACTTGATCCTTGTCCTTCATTGTCCTCAACTGGCCACCCCACCTTAATAGACTCCCCCATTCCTAGCCTCTCTTTTGCAAACAACAGAAAGAAGGCTTATCATAAAATCTTACTCATTTTTatctctattaaaaaacaaagagagagagagaccagggttCCTTTCCCTGTGGACTCAGTTCTGCCTCTACCCCATCTAGCCAATGTAAgacacacaccccccaacacacacacactgttgccctgggggATCTGTCTTCACCTGGCAGCCCCATGAAGCCCTCACAATGTTTCAGCAAGGTTGAGAGATTGCACCCTCTAAGCCAAACCTCTAAGTACAACCCAAAGTGACTCCACAAGCaagaaaatattgtatttaaaaCAACTCTGGgataataaagctttggactctcaagcaggtcctgagttcaatccccagcagcacatgtgccagagtgatatctggttctttctctctcctactttctctttaataaatgaataaaatctgtggtctgggaggtggcgcagtggataaagcagtggactctcaagcctgaggttctgagttcaatccccggcagcacatgtaccagagagatgtctggttctttctcttcttctgtctctctcattaataaataaaatctttaaaaaaaaaaaaaaaaaaagaaatgttatgcatgaaaataaataaataaataaaatctttttaaaaaaatgaaattgggcACTGGTTGgcggcgcacttggttgagtgcacatgttacaatgtacaatgaatgggattcaagccctgggtcctcacCAGCATGGAGAAattttcatgagaggtgaaacagcggagggctgcatgtgtctctctctccttctctctgtatctcccactctctcgatttctgtctctatcgaattataaataaataaataaataaataaataaataaaaacgttGGATCCCAGGAGGACCTATGTCTTAAAGGTCTTCCTAGGACCTGACAACCTAAGAGTGatctcaggcaggggtagataacataatggtatgcaaagagattctcatgcctgaggctccaaagtcccaggttcaaccaccaccccaccatcagccagagctgaaaagtgctctggtaaaaaaaaaatatatatatatatatatataatatatattatattatatatataatatatatatagtatatataatatatatatatatatacatatatatatataatgtgatcTCAGAGCCCCACCTGCTCCTCACCCACACCAACTGCAGCTACAAACAGGGTTTGGATAAAAAGCTGTTAACTTCAGCGTCCTTTACCAAGGGTTGGTTCTCACCAATACCCGAAACAGATGGGGAAAACCAGAaagaagtttgtttttgtttttgccagcgGAGCAACCCCTCCGCTAGCGCCGGGAGCTCGCAAGGCCCCTCCCTTGAGttaccccccgccccccacacacacccctctttCCTAGGCTCCCTCCTCCCTTCACCCCTGCACTTGGTAACAAATACTTCCACTTCCTGAGCTCTTTCTTCTCCCGCCGCGGGGCGCCGCGCCGCGCACCCTCTCCAGCCCCTGCGCTTTCCCATTGGCCGGCGCTCTTCACCCGGCCTGAGCGCCCCCTATCCGCGGCCTCTGATTGGCCCGGAGTGGTCCACACCCTCGGCGCGGCCCCGCCCCCAGAATAAGAACGCCGGGCGGGCTCCTAGCCGCTTAGACGCCGCGCCGGGAGCGGATTGGCCGGCGCCCCCCAGCCGCGGCTTCCAGCAGCCCGCCGCCGCGCTTCCCGGGACACCTGCTCGCTCCGCCCGCCCGGCCGCGGCGCTGGGATTCCCGGCCACGTACGCGGTCGCCTTGAGACCCGCAGCGCGGGGAGAAGGGCCCCGACGGGACCCCGCATCGCGCGGCTGAGCCTTCGCGAGGCGAGATGAGCGCGGACGCGGCGGCCGGGGCGCCCCTGCCCCGGCTCTGCTGCTTGGAGAAGGGTCCGAACGGCTATGGCTTCCACCTGCACGGGGAGAAGGGCAAGATGGGCCAGTTCATCCGGCTGGTGGAGCCCGACTCGCCGGCAGAGAAGGCGGGGCTTCTGGCTGGAGACCGGCTGGTGGAGGTGAACGGCGAGAACGTGGAGAAGGAGACGCACCAGCAGGTGGTGAGCCGCATCCGCGCCGCGCTCAGCGCCGTGCGCCTGCTGGTGGTCGACCCGGACACGGACGAGCGGCTGCAGAAGCTGGGCGTCCCGATCCGGGAGGAGCTGCTGCGCGCCCCCGAGGAGCCCGAGCCCAGCGGCGACAGTGAAACTCCGGCCGCCGCTCCCGAGCCGCGGGAGGCCGAGGAGAGTCCGCCCGAGCGGGTGAGTGCCGGCCCGGGCTGCAGGTAGGGGTtccggggtgggtggggagacccAGGCCCGCGCCCGCCCGGTCTTTCTGAAACTCGATCCTCGAGGGGAAGAGACCGCTCCCTCCACCCACAGGCTTCCCGGCCTCTCCTGGGCTCTGCGGATGGTGCCCGCCGGGGTTTCAAACTGGCCACCCCCAGCCGCgcgggggaggagggaagaggtcACCGCAGCGCTCGCCCCGCACATCCCCTGCTCGCAGCCCCACGCACTTGTGTATCATTAACTTCAATCCCGCTGGACTTCATCCTCCCGGGGGCCGGTGTGACttctaagaaagagagaggaagcccGGCCGCCTCGGGGCTGAGCGGGGGAGGAGGCCCAGAGGCGTCTCTGGAGTCGTGCGGCCTCGGCCACCCTGAGGATTTATGGCTCTCTGGAATGTGAGGAGTAAGCGCTGATTTGTATCTGGAAGCTGGAGGGAGGATCTTGGGGGAGGagcaggggaggtggggggagggagaggtccCTCCAGCAGCCGGCAGGTCTCACCGGTGGGCAGGTTGGACAGTACCCCCTGCCATCTTGCCTCACTGCAAGTCCCCAGGCAGCCAGCAGCCTGGTTGTTGGTTTTTGCCCGTTTGTTCGTTTCCCATAAATGATCCCAGTTTAGACCAGCGCTAGAGAAGCAGCTGGCAAAACAGGAGTTAGTGCTGAGCCTCAAGTCTCCAGGGAGTGAAAAGCTTCAGGGTGCAGCCTGCGGGTGGGTTGGGGtaggagtggtggagtagggtCTGCCTCCCTGGCATGCACCGGCTCTCCACCTGGTAGTTGTGCTTGGTGACCATGGTGCCAGTGTCTCCTTGGACAGAGAATGGACAGAGCCTTCAGGTAGGAGGTGGAACCCAGGAGGACTAACTTGTTTGGTGGAAGTGAAGGAAGTGAGGTCACCAGGAGGAGCCTTGTCCAGTCCCAAGTTGGGTGCCAGGGCTGCCAGGCTCCCACTTGCTGTCACTGTCAAGAGAGCCCTGACAAGGGTGGGGAAGGAATCAGAGCACCCCTGCAAAGTGTTGGAAACCAGAAATTAGAGCTCATAGCCTCTGGCCCCTGGCAGAAGTCCAATTTGAACTTTGTGCTGAGAGCATCAAtttgtcactttaaaaaaaaaaaacctttggccTTGGCATTAAGTCACTCATCCTCCTCCTGTTGCTCTTTTGCTGttgggtgctgggggtggggtgggggtggtggtggacagGGGGTtgacacacacaccagctccctACCACCCCAGCTGAAAACTGTGGTTTCCTGCTCTCCTGTAGCGAAGAATcagatccccccaccccccatggcgGTGAGACACCTGTGATACTGTGAGTGTTTGGTAGGCCATTGTTACCATCCCCCAGGCTCTCCGTCTGCTTTCAGGTCAACAAGCAAGTCCTGGAATTtctgaacctgggttctcctgTGTATAATATGGCAGTGGGGTAGGAGTGTTGATTGACAGTTATACCTGCCTGTTTTAGAATTTTGCAGATCACAGGAAGCATTTGGGCCCTTCCCAAAGGTGGATGCCTAGTTAGGCTTCTCTATGCCCAGGTATTTGAATCCAAGAATCCTCAGAGTAGCATCTTGGGCAGAGGGGTGCAACCCTGTGTCCAGACCATGCTGGGCAGAGGGTGACATGTCCCAAGAAGGGGTCTAGGAAGAGGtggttttctcctctctccatagggagggggagagaggagtaaGAATCCCCCACCACCCCATTCACCAGCCACAGGGGTGGGCCTaaactcaaacatgggtcctggcACACGGATCTCAGTGACCCTGGGCAGGCCTGAGTCAGCAGGGCCTGTACTAACTGGGCCACACAGCCATGTTTCTTAACCTCACTAAGCCTCCACTTCCTCTTGTGCAAGTCAGGGGCCTTGGCGGCTGGCGCACAAAGTTCACAGGATCACAGAAGGATGTCTGTGCAGCCAGTAACTCAGTGCCTGGCACCAGGAAGTGCTCTGCAGACTTGAGTGGTTGGCATTTGAATGCCCCACGCCTACCCAGCAGACATTTAGCACTGATCTGCTTCTCTCAGGAGCAAACACAGCAGCGGCTAAGCCCAGCACTTAGTTAAGTACTCCGACAGTAGTCATTGTTCTTTAATAGTGGTTTGTGGTTCTACTGCCCTTGGGAATCTGGCAGTTCTGTTGACCCCGCTTCAGCTGACCCAAATTTCCCTTGAGCCTCTGAACCTGAGGTTCCCTCACTAGGCACCCCCAGACCCCTCTCTCTGCCAAGCCCCACTCACT
Above is a window of Erinaceus europaeus chromosome 12, mEriEur2.1, whole genome shotgun sequence DNA encoding:
- the RAB37 gene encoding ras-related protein Rab-37 isoform X5 gives rise to the protein MTGTPGASSTRDGEAPERPPPCSPSYDLTGKNKVVTVDGMRVKLQIWDTAGQERFRSVTHAYYRDAQALLLLYDITNKSSFDNIRAWLTEIHEYAQQDVVIMLLGNKADVSSERVIRSEDGETLAREYGVPFMETSAKTGMNVELAFLAIAKELKYRAGRQAGEASFQIRDYVESQKKRPSCCSFL